The following proteins are encoded in a genomic region of Pseudodesulfovibrio mercurii:
- the fliD gene encoding flagellar filament capping protein FliD — translation MADSTYTSGSINFTGLGNGTDFNTLIDGLVDVERTRVTRLENWKATWEAKNEQFQELNTQLLSLKTTLEGMDTLNEFMTKAVGSSNTNLLTASADAEALESTHSVVINQLATNDILITSSGASSLDAVITSADTSFTFSYGGESVTIDDISAGTTLQGFVNLINNHPDSRGIIQAATLFDGTSYHLQLSGKGLGADNQLVISNAGSIMFGAGSFTETQNAQNSQIRVDGFPASNAGWIERGSNTVDDIIQGITLNLKEADPDSTISLTVTTDTDSIVDNIGTFVESVNVIRAQIIALTQVDDEGEGSILTGNYGIDIVSQNLKNITANIGVGFSPWDEDTLSGDKYSALSQLGILTDAEQGSATYGLLTIDYEQLEEALSEDPTAVAELFALEPTGVSRTTDFTFTSLIDGTTMPGEYDIQVVSDGTQILSATINGEDAAVSGWEITGLTGDAKGMALRLNNTAAGTYEGQIAVKAGKATEMIDELTELTKPYNKFTYDGGPLAVLQNNYNDIMDSIDEKIAWEETRIEKLERNLRLKYARLDSLLGQYELQQGQLEAALEQLE, via the coding sequence ATGGCAGACAGCACGTATACATCGGGTTCCATCAACTTTACCGGCCTGGGCAACGGGACGGACTTCAACACGCTCATCGACGGGCTCGTCGATGTCGAGCGGACCCGTGTCACGCGGCTGGAGAACTGGAAGGCCACCTGGGAGGCCAAGAACGAGCAGTTCCAGGAGCTCAACACCCAGCTGCTCAGCCTGAAGACCACCCTGGAGGGCATGGACACCCTCAATGAGTTCATGACCAAGGCCGTGGGCAGCTCCAACACCAACCTGCTGACCGCCTCGGCCGACGCCGAGGCCCTGGAATCCACCCACTCCGTGGTCATCAACCAACTGGCCACCAACGACATCCTGATCACCAGCTCCGGGGCGAGCTCCCTGGACGCGGTCATCACCTCCGCCGACACCTCCTTCACTTTTTCCTACGGCGGCGAGTCCGTGACCATCGACGACATCTCGGCGGGCACGACCCTGCAGGGCTTCGTCAACCTGATCAACAACCACCCGGATTCGCGGGGGATCATCCAGGCCGCGACGCTCTTCGACGGGACCTCGTACCACCTCCAGCTGTCGGGCAAGGGGCTGGGCGCAGACAACCAGCTGGTCATCTCCAACGCGGGCTCGATCATGTTCGGCGCGGGCAGCTTCACCGAGACCCAGAACGCCCAGAACAGCCAGATCCGCGTGGACGGCTTCCCGGCCTCCAACGCGGGCTGGATCGAACGCGGCTCCAACACCGTGGACGACATCATTCAGGGCATCACCCTGAATCTCAAGGAGGCGGACCCGGACTCCACCATCAGCCTGACCGTGACCACGGACACCGACTCCATCGTGGACAACATCGGCACCTTCGTGGAATCGGTCAACGTCATCCGGGCCCAGATCATCGCCCTGACCCAGGTGGACGACGAGGGCGAGGGGTCCATCCTGACCGGCAACTACGGCATCGACATCGTCTCCCAGAACCTGAAGAACATCACGGCCAACATCGGCGTGGGCTTCAGTCCCTGGGACGAGGACACCCTGTCGGGCGACAAGTACTCGGCCCTGTCCCAGCTCGGCATCCTGACCGACGCCGAACAGGGCTCGGCCACCTACGGGCTGCTGACCATCGACTACGAGCAGCTCGAGGAGGCCCTGTCCGAGGACCCCACGGCCGTGGCCGAACTCTTCGCCCTGGAGCCCACAGGGGTCAGCCGGACCACGGACTTCACCTTCACCTCGCTCATCGACGGCACGACCATGCCGGGCGAGTACGACATCCAGGTGGTCAGCGACGGCACCCAGATTCTCAGCGCGACCATCAACGGCGAGGACGCCGCGGTCTCGGGCTGGGAGATCACCGGCCTGACCGGCGACGCCAAGGGTATGGCGCTCAGGCTGAACAACACGGCGGCCGGGACCTACGAGGGCCAGATAGCGGTCAAGGCGGGCAAGGCCACCGAGATGATCGACGAGCTGACCGAACTGACCAAGCCGTACAACAAGTTCACCTACGACGGCGGCCCCCTGGCGGTCCTGCAGAACAACTACAACGACATCATGGACTCCATCGACGAGAAGATCGCCTGGGAGGAGACCAGGATCGAAAAACTGGAACGGAACCTGCGCTTGAAGTACGCCCGGCTCGACTCGCTGCTCGGCCAGTACGAGCTCCAGCAGGGGCAGCTTGAAGCGGCATTGGAACAGCTTGAATAG
- a CDS encoding flagellin translates to MSLVINHNLMAMNAARNLGVSYGNLETSTRRLSSGLRITQSADDAAGLAVRELMRADISSLQQGIRNANDAISLIQTADGALGVIDEKLIRMKELAMQASTGTYNSDQRLIIDSEYQAMASEITRIANSTDFNGIYLLNGALSGATHDGSGLKATGKLKVHFGTGNDCAEDYYYIQIGTATASALGVGLGATGTAGRSISTQQLAQQALDVLNNAIISKDKIRANLGSLQNRLENTVTVLEIQAENVQAAESRISDVDVATEMTEFVRNQILTQSAVSMLAQANSMPRMALSLLG, encoded by the coding sequence ATGTCCCTGGTTATCAACCACAACTTGATGGCGATGAACGCTGCGCGCAACCTGGGTGTGTCCTACGGCAACCTGGAAACGTCCACCCGTCGCCTGTCCTCGGGTCTGCGCATCACCCAGTCCGCCGACGACGCCGCCGGTCTGGCCGTCCGCGAATTGATGCGTGCCGACATCAGCTCCCTGCAGCAGGGCATCCGCAACGCCAACGACGCCATCTCCCTCATCCAGACGGCGGACGGCGCGCTCGGCGTCATCGATGAAAAGCTGATCCGTATGAAGGAACTGGCCATGCAGGCCTCCACGGGTACCTACAACTCCGACCAGCGCCTGATCATCGACTCCGAGTACCAGGCCATGGCCTCGGAAATCACCCGTATCGCCAACTCCACCGACTTCAACGGCATCTACCTGCTCAACGGCGCCCTGTCCGGCGCGACCCACGACGGTTCCGGCCTCAAGGCCACCGGCAAGCTGAAGGTCCACTTCGGCACCGGCAACGACTGCGCGGAAGACTACTACTACATCCAGATCGGCACGGCCACGGCCTCCGCTCTCGGTGTCGGTCTCGGCGCCACCGGTACCGCCGGCCGCTCCATCTCCACCCAGCAGCTGGCGCAGCAGGCCCTGGACGTCCTGAACAACGCGATCATCTCCAAGGATAAGATCCGCGCCAACCTCGGTTCGCTGCAGAACCGCCTGGAAAACACCGTGACCGTCCTGGAAATCCAGGCCGAGAACGTCCAGGCCGCCGAATCCCGCATCTCCGACGTGGACGTGGCCACCGAGATGACCGAATTCGTGCGCAACCAGATTCTGACCCAGTCGGCTGTCTCCATGCTGGCCCAGGCCAACAGCATGCCGAGAATGGCCCTGTCCCTGCTCGGCTAG